In a genomic window of Nostoc sp. UHCC 0870:
- a CDS encoding NAD-dependent epimerase/dehydratase family protein: protein MNLQDKTLLITGIDEFIGLRAAELAIAQGMKVRGLQSSNKSDTAKKLGAEVIIGSITDAAVAKKACQGVDIVLNTAQITEEAGPIKQFQEVNVGGAVNIAKAAKSAGVKTFVHLSSILVYGFDYCDRITESGTLSGSDNPYCETKIAAEAELLPLNSPPDFGMIIIRAGDVYGPGSLPWVVRPIHFMRQKLFAYPNDGQGVINHVYVDNLIDAIFLAIEKQTYGEIFNITDGEATSWKEYFMRLAAMEGLPAPMSLGKDEIKLFLKLRHQGQKLFRKKADILPESVDFMSRPYACSIAKSQSLLDYKPKIDLETGLHQTKTWLEKTDIEKLLK, encoded by the coding sequence ATGAATTTACAAGACAAAACCCTCCTAATTACTGGAATTGATGAATTTATCGGCTTGCGTGCAGCCGAGTTAGCCATAGCACAGGGAATGAAGGTGCGTGGGTTGCAAAGTTCTAATAAGTCTGACACAGCTAAGAAATTGGGGGCTGAAGTAATTATTGGGAGTATTACCGATGCGGCTGTTGCTAAAAAAGCTTGTCAGGGAGTAGACATTGTTTTAAATACAGCCCAAATTACCGAAGAAGCTGGGCCTATCAAACAGTTTCAGGAAGTGAATGTTGGCGGTGCGGTGAATATAGCCAAAGCTGCCAAAAGTGCTGGTGTAAAAACTTTTGTGCATCTTTCTAGTATTTTAGTCTATGGGTTTGATTATTGCGATCGCATTACGGAATCCGGTACACTCTCCGGTAGCGATAACCCCTACTGTGAAACCAAAATCGCCGCCGAAGCTGAACTTCTACCCCTCAACTCTCCCCCAGATTTCGGCATGATTATTATTCGTGCTGGCGATGTTTACGGGCCGGGAAGTCTACCTTGGGTTGTCAGACCAATTCACTTCATGCGACAAAAGTTATTTGCTTACCCCAATGATGGGCAAGGTGTAATTAATCATGTCTATGTAGATAACCTCATTGATGCCATCTTTTTGGCAATTGAAAAACAGACATACGGCGAAATTTTTAACATCACCGACGGAGAAGCAACTTCCTGGAAAGAATATTTTATGCGCCTAGCCGCAATGGAAGGTTTACCTGCGCCGATGTCTTTAGGTAAAGATGAAATCAAACTGTTTTTAAAACTGCGTCATCAGGGGCAAAAACTGTTTCGCAAAAAAGCCGACATCTTACCAGAATCGGTAGATTTTATGAGTCGTCCTTATGCTTGTTCTATTGCTAAATCTCAAAGCTTATTAGATTACAAACCAAAAATTGATTTAGAAACAGGACTGCATCAAACCAAAACATGGCTAGAAAAGACTGACATTGAAAAGCTACTTAAATAA
- the devC gene encoding ABC transporter permease DevC, translated as MNFKIPLAWLQLVQQKIRFLVAVAGIAFIVLLMFVQLGFQDALYSSATAVHQSLKGDLFLVSSQYKSLTSNQSFSRTRLYQTLGFDGVESISTMYLQFAKLKNPATGEKYSIYVMGFDPGKSVLNIPEIEQNLDRLKIPDVMLFDRDARPEFGPIAANFDKGDTEQTIEIFPFDGPRGYKVRVGGLFSLGPSFGVDGNLIVSDATFLRINPNSRPVEKIDIGIISLKPDANQERVLANLRANLPNDVRVFTRQGFIDFEKQYWSARTPIGFILNLMLTMASVVGVVIVYQILYSNIATQFIAYATLKAIGYPNSYLLKVVFQQAIILALLAYIPGFLVSIALYDFAMAATKLPIMMTANNALIVFVSAVLMCITSGALAINKLRSADPADIF; from the coding sequence ATGAATTTTAAGATTCCTTTGGCATGGCTACAGCTAGTCCAACAAAAAATTCGGTTTTTGGTGGCTGTAGCTGGTATCGCCTTCATTGTCTTACTGATGTTTGTGCAACTTGGTTTTCAAGATGCCCTCTATTCTAGTGCTACCGCAGTACACCAAAGTCTTAAAGGGGACTTATTTTTAGTAAGTTCTCAATATAAATCTTTGACATCAAATCAAAGTTTTTCTCGAACTCGTTTGTACCAAACTTTAGGTTTTGATGGTGTGGAATCAATTAGCACCATGTATTTACAATTTGCTAAATTGAAAAACCCTGCTACTGGTGAGAAATACTCTATATATGTGATGGGGTTTGACCCAGGCAAATCTGTCTTAAATATTCCTGAAATTGAGCAAAACTTGGACAGGCTGAAAATTCCTGATGTCATGTTATTTGATAGGGATGCAAGACCAGAATTTGGCCCCATTGCGGCGAATTTTGACAAAGGAGATACCGAACAGACAATTGAAATCTTCCCCTTTGATGGGCCTAGAGGATACAAAGTTAGAGTCGGTGGCTTATTCAGCTTAGGCCCTTCCTTTGGTGTGGATGGTAATTTGATTGTCAGTGACGCAACTTTTCTGCGGATTAATCCCAATAGTCGCCCAGTCGAGAAAATAGATATAGGTATCATCAGTCTTAAACCTGATGCCAATCAAGAAAGAGTTTTAGCAAATTTGCGAGCCAATTTACCTAATGATGTGAGGGTGTTCACTCGCCAAGGTTTTATTGATTTTGAAAAACAATATTGGTCTGCTAGAACACCAATTGGTTTTATCTTGAACCTAATGCTGACAATGGCTTCAGTGGTGGGTGTGGTAATTGTCTATCAAATTCTCTACAGCAATATTGCCACACAATTTATCGCTTACGCCACATTAAAAGCCATTGGATATCCCAATTCTTATCTATTAAAGGTGGTTTTTCAACAAGCTATTATCTTGGCATTATTAGCTTATATACCAGGATTTTTAGTTTCTATAGCTTTGTATGATTTTGCAATGGCAGCTACAAAATTACCCATTATGATGACGGCCAATAATGCCTTAATAGTCTTTGTTTCCGCCGTTTTAATGTGTATCACTTCAGGCGCACTTGCTATTAACAAACTGCGTTCCGCAGACCCGGCAGATATTTTTTAA
- a CDS encoding ABC exporter membrane fusion protein, which yields MEVNKERLRQLFIKPQGRWRLILAASITLAAGIVALHSFTPNKFRSQDQIPAANSPKAAPVKVAVTALGRLQPEGKVTTLSAPSSTNGIRVEKLLVKEGDEVKAGQVLAYLEDYARATAALQQALDKLEIAKTQLAQVKAGAKPGDIAAQKATIARLQSQLKGEIATQEATINRIQAEVNNAETENERYQKLVKEGAVSASVADTRALQLKTTQQQLTEAKASLSRIQNTLADQIKEAKARLNSVQEVRTVDVELAQNEVKSAVTAIKQAKADQELTYIKAPIDGKILKIHAKKGEVISNTGFADIGKTSQMYVIAEVYQSDIQKVQLGQKAIITSPAFSGQLQGTVQEIGLQVDKQSIFSINPNFDTDRRIIEVKVSIDKPADNQRVSRLTNLQVDVAIQI from the coding sequence ATGGAAGTAAATAAAGAACGCCTGCGCCAGTTATTTATCAAACCTCAAGGCAGGTGGCGGTTAATTTTGGCAGCTTCAATCACGTTAGCGGCTGGAATAGTCGCTTTACACAGTTTTACGCCAAATAAATTTCGCTCTCAAGACCAAATTCCCGCCGCTAATTCTCCCAAAGCTGCGCCAGTGAAAGTTGCTGTCACAGCTTTAGGACGTTTGCAGCCTGAAGGTAAAGTAACTACCTTGTCAGCACCTAGTTCTACTAATGGTATCCGAGTAGAAAAACTGTTGGTGAAAGAAGGAGACGAAGTAAAAGCAGGGCAAGTATTGGCGTATTTAGAAGATTATGCCCGTGCTACCGCAGCTCTACAACAGGCTTTAGATAAACTAGAAATTGCCAAAACCCAACTAGCACAAGTCAAAGCTGGTGCTAAACCTGGAGACATTGCCGCCCAAAAAGCTACCATTGCTAGGTTACAGTCACAACTCAAAGGAGAAATTGCCACTCAAGAGGCAACAATTAACCGTATCCAAGCAGAAGTTAATAACGCTGAAACGGAAAATGAGCGATATCAAAAGTTAGTCAAAGAAGGTGCTGTTTCTGCTTCTGTAGCAGACACTAGAGCTTTACAACTGAAAACAACACAGCAGCAACTAACAGAAGCCAAAGCTAGTCTCAGCAGGATTCAAAACACCCTCGCCGACCAAATCAAAGAAGCCAAAGCCAGACTCAACAGCGTTCAAGAAGTGCGGACTGTAGATGTAGAGTTGGCACAAAATGAAGTTAAGAGTGCTGTAACAGCTATCAAACAAGCGAAAGCAGACCAGGAGTTGACCTATATTAAAGCTCCTATCGATGGCAAAATTTTAAAAATTCACGCCAAAAAAGGTGAGGTTATTAGCAACACTGGATTTGCTGATATTGGTAAAACCTCCCAAATGTATGTCATTGCAGAAGTCTATCAAAGCGATATTCAAAAGGTTCAGTTAGGTCAAAAAGCAATCATCACTAGTCCTGCATTTAGCGGTCAATTGCAAGGAACAGTTCAGGAAATTGGGTTGCAAGTTGACAAACAAAGCATCTTCAGCATTAACCCCAACTTTGACACAGACCGCAGAATCATTGAAGTTAAAGTATCTATCGATAAACCCGCAGATAATCAACGGGTATCCCGGTTAACAAATTTACAGGTTGATGTGGCTATTCAGATTTAG
- a CDS encoding ParB/RepB/Spo0J family partition protein: MSTVPIDQIKIGHNRRPVKGDKVDELKESIKANGLLNPITVDQKLNLIAGLHRLTACKLLGLEAVECNIVAYANADQARLAEIDENLIRNELEPLERSELWLERDQILERMGLRAKVGDNQHTFKGGETISPPKRTLELARETGYSERTFQHGKQIAKSIHPEVKQLIKGTPIADSPTALLSVARAGTKERTLATAAQQAKELAQAQGDTAEAQRQAQLVEELQAKQKELQTLAYKSAMAQKEAKLAVKKTQAIASPSPAQASPTIQTGDEWILGRHLVYCGDTSQPEFRNLLPSDAALAIATLSPTWEHNYLVDEAKVVAVIRAEGHIYDFYKQNQMPFQYELLLGNLYVGIFSHQLIVKPQNPINIEGVEGIINYLLNLYTNTNNFVIAPFMGHGEILIACERLGRICFTGDSNSELVNRGLGRWQKWTGKQAQNIGLVS; the protein is encoded by the coding sequence ATGTCTACAGTACCCATAGACCAAATTAAAATCGGTCACAACCGCCGTCCGGTCAAGGGTGACAAGGTTGATGAACTCAAGGAGTCAATTAAGGCTAATGGTCTATTAAACCCAATTACGGTAGACCAAAAGTTGAATTTGATTGCTGGACTACATCGGCTGACGGCTTGTAAGTTGTTAGGACTAGAGGCGGTTGAGTGTAATATCGTCGCTTATGCTAATGCTGACCAAGCACGGTTGGCAGAAATTGACGAAAATTTGATTCGCAATGAGCTAGAACCCCTAGAGCGTTCTGAATTGTGGTTGGAACGTGACCAAATTCTGGAACGCATGGGTTTACGGGCGAAGGTGGGAGATAATCAACATACTTTCAAAGGTGGTGAAACGATTTCACCACCCAAGAGAACTTTAGAGTTAGCTAGGGAAACTGGTTACTCAGAACGCACGTTTCAGCATGGTAAGCAAATTGCTAAAAGTATTCACCCAGAAGTTAAACAGCTAATTAAGGGTACACCCATTGCTGATAGTCCTACAGCACTTTTAAGTGTCGCGAGGGCTGGGACAAAAGAGCGTACCTTAGCTACCGCAGCACAACAGGCTAAGGAGTTAGCTCAAGCTCAAGGAGATACCGCCGAAGCTCAACGTCAAGCGCAATTAGTAGAAGAATTGCAGGCGAAGCAAAAAGAGTTACAGACATTAGCTTACAAAAGTGCTATGGCGCAAAAGGAAGCTAAATTAGCTGTGAAGAAAACTCAAGCGATCGCCTCCCCTTCACCTGCTCAGGCTTCCCCCACTATCCAAACAGGTGATGAATGGATATTAGGCAGACATCTCGTCTATTGTGGTGACACCTCCCAGCCGGAATTTCGCAACTTATTACCTTCAGATGCGGCGTTAGCGATCGCCACTCTCTCACCCACCTGGGAACATAATTACTTGGTAGATGAAGCCAAAGTTGTGGCTGTCATTCGTGCTGAAGGACATATTTATGATTTCTACAAACAAAATCAAATGCCTTTTCAATATGAATTATTACTAGGAAATCTCTATGTAGGGATTTTTTCTCATCAATTAATAGTAAAACCCCAAAACCCAATTAATATTGAAGGCGTGGAGGGAATTATTAATTATTTGCTCAATTTGTACACAAATACCAATAATTTTGTGATTGCTCCATTTATGGGACACGGCGAAATTCTCATTGCTTGTGAAAGATTAGGACGTATTTGTTTTACGGGTGACAGCAATTCAGAATTAGTTAACCGTGGACTGGGACGCTGGCAGAAATGGACTGGTAAACAAGCCCAGAACATAGGCTTGGTGTCTTAG